A stretch of the Vidua chalybeata isolate OUT-0048 chromosome 19, bVidCha1 merged haplotype, whole genome shotgun sequence genome encodes the following:
- the ABCC3 gene encoding ATP-binding cassette sub-family C member 3 isoform X3: MEAFCGSRFWDSNLTIHTDNPDLTPCFQNTILAWIPSIYLWSALPFYLLYLKRSKRGYIMLSVLSRFKTLFGVLLWCVSWADLFYSFHELLQNRTPPPVYFVTPLVVGITVLLATLLIQYERLRGIQSSGVLIIFWFLSVLCAMGPFRSKIMTTTAQGHVNERFRFTTFYIYFALIIIELILSCFKEKPPFFSPVNIDANSCPELNSGFLSRLTFWWFTSMAIHGYKRPLEDKDLWSLNEDDTSKAIVQQLSKEWDREKVECKQKEDVSYMKKSNHVQNHVGSSPEEAEVLIRDKKHNRKPSFLKALLRTFGPYFLIGSFFKLIQDLLSFVNPQLLSVLIGFIKNKDAPAWWGFLIAALMFICAVLQTLILHQHFQYCFVTGMRLRTGITGVIYRKSLAITNSAKRSSTVGEIVNLMSVDAQRFMDLMTFLNMLWSAPLQIFLALYFLWQTLGASVLAGVAVMVLLIPFNSAIAIKTRAFQVEQMRYKDSRIKLMNEILGGIKVLKLYAWEPSFSEKVLEIRKNELRVLKNSAYLNSLSTFAWISAPFLVALTTFAVYVSVDEKNILDAEKAFVSLSLFNILKFPLNMLPQVISNIAQTSVSLKRIQQFLSHDELNPNCVETKVIAPGNAISVRNATFSWGKELKPTLKDINMLIPSGSLVAIVGHVGCGKSSLVSALLGEMEKLEGEVAVKGSVAYVPQQAWIQNATLKDNILFGQAPNEEKYQDALESCALKTDLEVLPGGDQTEIGEKGINLSGGQRQRVSLARAVYSSSDIFLLDDPLSAVDSHVAKHIFDKVIGPDGVLKGKPRLW; the protein is encoded by the exons ATGGAGGCTTTCTGCGGGTCCCGCTTCTGG GATTCCAACCTTACAATACACACGGATAACCCAGACCTAACACCATGTTTCCAGAACACCATCCTGGCTTGGATCCCCAGCATTTATCTGTGGAGTGCTTTACCTTTTTACCTTCTCTACCTGAAGCGCAGTAAACGAGGGTACATCATGCTGTCCGTGCTGAGCAGGTTCAAGACG CTGTTTGGTGTCCTGCTGTGGTGTGTGAGCTGGGCAGATCTCTTCTACTCCTTCCACGAGCTCCTGCAAAACAGAACGCCTCCACCAGTCTATTTTGTAACTCCACTAGTCGTTGGCATCACTGTG CTCTTAGCCACACTGCTTATCCAGTATGAAAGACTGAGAGGAATTCAGTCCTCTGGAGTGCTCATTATCTTCTGGTTTTTGTCTGTGCTTTGTGCCATGGGGCCCTTCCGGTCAAAGATCATGACTACAACAGCACAG GGCCATGTAAATGAAAGGTTCAGGTTTACCACGTTTTACATCTACTTTGCTTTGATAATCATTGAGTTGATACtttcatgttttaaagaaaagccaccatttttttcccctgttaatATAGATGCT AATTCATGTCCAGAGTTAAATTCAGGCTTCCTGTCAAGATTGACATTTTGGTGGTTTACCAG CATGGCAATTCATGGGTACAAAAGGCCTCTGGAAGACAAAGATTTGTGGTCGCTGAATGAAGATGACACTTCAAAAGCTATCGTGCAACAACTGAGTAAAGAGTGGGACAGAGAAAAAGTAGAGTGCAAACA GAAAGAGGATGTGTCATACATGAAGAAATCAAACCATGTGCAGAATCATGTTGGTAGCAGCCCAGAGGAAGCAGAAGTCCTGATCAGAGACAAAAAGCACAATAGGAAGCCTTCCTTTCTCAAGGCTTTGTTGAGGACCTTCGGGCCATACTTCTTAATTGGCTCCTTCTTCAAGTTGATACAAGACCTACTCTCTTTCGTCAACCCTCAGCTATTAAG TGTATTAATCGGCTTCATTAAGAACAAAGATGCCCCAGCCTGGTGGGGATTTTTGATTGCAGCTCTGATGtttatctgtgctgtgctgcaaacaCTCATCCTTCACCAGCACTTCCAGTACTGCTTTGTTACTGGGATGAGGCTAAGGACTGGGATCACTGGGGTGATATACCGAAAG TCCTTAGCGATCACAAACTCAGCAAAGCGCTCATCTACTGTTGGAGAAATTGTCAACCTGATGTCAGTGGATGCCCAGCGTTTCATGGACCTGATGACTTTCCTGAACATGTTGTGGTCTGCACCACTCCAGATATTTCTAGCTTTGTATTTCCTCTGGCAG aCTTTAGGGGCTTCTGTGCTGGCTGGAGTTGCTGTGATGGTCTTACTTATCCCATTTAACTCTGCAATAGCAATAAAAACCAGAGCATTCCAG GTGGAACAAATGCGATACAAAGACTCCCGCATTAAATTAATGAACGAGATCCTGGGTGGCATCAAGGTGCTGAAGCTCTATGCTTGGGAACCATCCTTTTCAGAAAAGGTCCTGGAGATCCGGAAGAATGAGCTGAGAGTTTTGAAAAATTCTGCCTATCTCAACTCTTTGTCCACCTTTGCCTGGATCAGCGCACCCTTCCTG GTAGCACTGACAACATTTGCTGTGTATGTCTCTGTGGATGAGAAGAATATCCTGGATGCAGAAAAGGCTTTTGTCTCCCTGTCCTTGTTCAATATCTTGAAGTTTCCCCTCAATATGCTTCCACAAGTCATTAGCAACATTGCACAG ACAAGCGTTTCCCTAAAGAGAATTCAACAGTTCCTGAGTCATGATGAACTTAATCCAAATTGTGTGGAAACAAAAGTGATTGCACCAG GCAATGCCATCAGTGTAAGAAATGCAACGTTCAGCTGGGGAAAGGAGCTGAAGCCAACGCTGAAAGA TATAAATATGTTGATCCCCAGTGGTTCTTTGGTTGCCATTGTTGGCCATGTTGGCTGCGGGAAATCTTCTCTGGTGTCTGCTCTCCTGGGTGAGATGGAAAAGCTGGAAGGAGAAGTGGCTGTGAag GGTTCTGTTGCTTATGTGCCTCAACAAGCCTGGATCCAGAATGCCACACTGAAAGATAACATTTTGTTTGGCCAAGCTCCTAATGAGGAAAAATACCAAGATGCCCTGGAGTCCTGTGCTTTAAAAACTGATCTGGAAGTGCTGCCAGGAGGAGATCAAACTGAGATAGGAGAGAAG GGCATCAACCTGTCAGGGGGGCAGCGGCAGCGTGTGAGCCTGGCCCGTGCTGTGTACAGCAGCTCAGATATTTTCCTGCTGGACGATCCCCTGTCCGCCGTGGACTCACATGTAGCCAAGCACATCTTCGACAAAGTCATTGGCCCAGATGGGGTCCTGAAGGGAAAA CCCAGGCTGTGGTGA
- the ABCC3 gene encoding ATP-binding cassette sub-family C member 3 isoform X4, with product MEAFCGSRFWDSNLTIHTDNPDLTPCFQNTILAWIPSIYLWSALPFYLLYLKRSKRGYIMLSVLSRFKTLFGVLLWCVSWADLFYSFHELLQNRTPPPVYFVTPLVVGITVLLATLLIQYERLRGIQSSGVLIIFWFLSVLCAMGPFRSKIMTTTAQGHVNERFRFTTFYIYFALIIIELILSCFKEKPPFFSPVNIDANSCPELNSGFLSRLTFWWFTSMAIHGYKRPLEDKDLWSLNEDDTSKAIVQQLSKEWDREKVECKQKEDVSYMKKSNHVQNHVGSSPEEAEVLIRDKKHNRKPSFLKALLRTFGPYFLIGSFFKLIQDLLSFVNPQLLSVLIGFIKNKDAPAWWGFLIAALMFICAVLQTLILHQHFQYCFVTGMRLRTGITGVIYRKSLAITNSAKRSSTVGEIVNLMSVDAQRFMDLMTFLNMLWSAPLQIFLALYFLWQTLGASVLAGVAVMVLLIPFNSAIAIKTRAFQVEQMRYKDSRIKLMNEILGGIKVLKLYAWEPSFSEKVLEIRKNELRVLKNSAYLNSLSTFAWISAPFLVALTTFAVYVSVDEKNILDAEKAFVSLSLFNILKFPLNMLPQVISNIAQTSVSLKRIQQFLSHDELNPNCVETKVIAPGNAISVRNATFSWGKELKPTLKDLFPPQYKYVDPQWFFGCHCWPCWLREIFSGVCSPG from the exons ATGGAGGCTTTCTGCGGGTCCCGCTTCTGG GATTCCAACCTTACAATACACACGGATAACCCAGACCTAACACCATGTTTCCAGAACACCATCCTGGCTTGGATCCCCAGCATTTATCTGTGGAGTGCTTTACCTTTTTACCTTCTCTACCTGAAGCGCAGTAAACGAGGGTACATCATGCTGTCCGTGCTGAGCAGGTTCAAGACG CTGTTTGGTGTCCTGCTGTGGTGTGTGAGCTGGGCAGATCTCTTCTACTCCTTCCACGAGCTCCTGCAAAACAGAACGCCTCCACCAGTCTATTTTGTAACTCCACTAGTCGTTGGCATCACTGTG CTCTTAGCCACACTGCTTATCCAGTATGAAAGACTGAGAGGAATTCAGTCCTCTGGAGTGCTCATTATCTTCTGGTTTTTGTCTGTGCTTTGTGCCATGGGGCCCTTCCGGTCAAAGATCATGACTACAACAGCACAG GGCCATGTAAATGAAAGGTTCAGGTTTACCACGTTTTACATCTACTTTGCTTTGATAATCATTGAGTTGATACtttcatgttttaaagaaaagccaccatttttttcccctgttaatATAGATGCT AATTCATGTCCAGAGTTAAATTCAGGCTTCCTGTCAAGATTGACATTTTGGTGGTTTACCAG CATGGCAATTCATGGGTACAAAAGGCCTCTGGAAGACAAAGATTTGTGGTCGCTGAATGAAGATGACACTTCAAAAGCTATCGTGCAACAACTGAGTAAAGAGTGGGACAGAGAAAAAGTAGAGTGCAAACA GAAAGAGGATGTGTCATACATGAAGAAATCAAACCATGTGCAGAATCATGTTGGTAGCAGCCCAGAGGAAGCAGAAGTCCTGATCAGAGACAAAAAGCACAATAGGAAGCCTTCCTTTCTCAAGGCTTTGTTGAGGACCTTCGGGCCATACTTCTTAATTGGCTCCTTCTTCAAGTTGATACAAGACCTACTCTCTTTCGTCAACCCTCAGCTATTAAG TGTATTAATCGGCTTCATTAAGAACAAAGATGCCCCAGCCTGGTGGGGATTTTTGATTGCAGCTCTGATGtttatctgtgctgtgctgcaaacaCTCATCCTTCACCAGCACTTCCAGTACTGCTTTGTTACTGGGATGAGGCTAAGGACTGGGATCACTGGGGTGATATACCGAAAG TCCTTAGCGATCACAAACTCAGCAAAGCGCTCATCTACTGTTGGAGAAATTGTCAACCTGATGTCAGTGGATGCCCAGCGTTTCATGGACCTGATGACTTTCCTGAACATGTTGTGGTCTGCACCACTCCAGATATTTCTAGCTTTGTATTTCCTCTGGCAG aCTTTAGGGGCTTCTGTGCTGGCTGGAGTTGCTGTGATGGTCTTACTTATCCCATTTAACTCTGCAATAGCAATAAAAACCAGAGCATTCCAG GTGGAACAAATGCGATACAAAGACTCCCGCATTAAATTAATGAACGAGATCCTGGGTGGCATCAAGGTGCTGAAGCTCTATGCTTGGGAACCATCCTTTTCAGAAAAGGTCCTGGAGATCCGGAAGAATGAGCTGAGAGTTTTGAAAAATTCTGCCTATCTCAACTCTTTGTCCACCTTTGCCTGGATCAGCGCACCCTTCCTG GTAGCACTGACAACATTTGCTGTGTATGTCTCTGTGGATGAGAAGAATATCCTGGATGCAGAAAAGGCTTTTGTCTCCCTGTCCTTGTTCAATATCTTGAAGTTTCCCCTCAATATGCTTCCACAAGTCATTAGCAACATTGCACAG ACAAGCGTTTCCCTAAAGAGAATTCAACAGTTCCTGAGTCATGATGAACTTAATCCAAATTGTGTGGAAACAAAAGTGATTGCACCAG GCAATGCCATCAGTGTAAGAAATGCAACGTTCAGCTGGGGAAAGGAGCTGAAGCCAACGCTGAAAGA CCTATTTCCTCCACAGTATAAATATGTTGATCCCCAGTGGTTCTTTGGTTGCCATTGTTGGCCATGTTGGCTGCGGGAAATCTTCTCTGGTGTCTGCTCTCCTGGGTGA